In Buchnera aphidicola (Takecallis taiwana), the genomic stretch AAATATTGTAGATGCCACTACTGGATTGGGTAAAGATGCGTTTATATTCTTTTCATATGGATGTCATGTTACTATGATCGAACGTAATCCAATTATATCAATCTTGTTAGATGATGGATTAAAACGAAGTTATCAAGATAATAAAATACAACATTTAATAAAACAACGCATGCAATTAATATATAATACCAGCTTAAATATTCACCAACTGAATATTAAAAAACCCGATGTAATTTATTTAGATCCAATGTTCCCAAAATTAAAAAAAAAAGCACTATCAAAAAAAACAATACGAACAATTCAAGATATAGTTGGTAATGATACAGATTCTCACTTATTACTACCAATATGTCTATTATTTGCTAAAAACCGCGTTGTTGTTAAACGACCAAAAAAATCAAATCACGTTGCAAATATAAAACCAAACTACATTATCGAAACAAAGAAACATCGTTTTGATATTTATTTAACAAAAAAAAATACTAAAATATATTATTAAAAATATATTTACAATAAAAATTTATATATTTTATGATATAAAATGATATAATTATTATATTATATTACATCATTCTTGATCAGTATTGATACGATGTACATATTTTGCTCCAATAAGTAGTATTGTAATAATAAATATAGAAATACCAACCCAATTACCAAATGACCAAAAAATACCACCAAATGTACCAAGTATACTCGATCCTAAATAATAACAACACAAATATAATGAAGATGCTTGACCTTTTGCTATTTTAGAACGATAACCTATCCAACTGCTTGCAACTGAGTGAGCAGAAAAAAAACCACTCGAAAACATCATTAATCCTAAAATTATAAATATTAAAATATTCCATTGCGTCATTACAATACCTAAAATCATAATTAACAATGAATAAATTAATACATTTTTTCTACCATACTGGATAATAAATTCACTCGCTTTCGGTGAACTATATGCTCCAGTTAAATACACCACAGATAACAAACCTATAACAATTTGATTTAAAAAAAACGGTTTTATCATTAATCGATAACCAACATAATTAAATAAAGTTACAAAACTACCCATTAAAATAAAACCAATTAAAAATAAAGTCGATAACACATTATCATTACATTGTATCAGGAAACTACGCATAATTTTATTAGGTTTTAAAGAGATACTAATAAAGTTTTTAGAAGCAGGTAACAAAATTACAAACAGTACAGATCCAATTAAAGAAACAATACCAATAATAAATAGTGATTTTTCCCAAGAACAATAATTAACTAAGACACTACTTAAAAATCTACCAGAAAAACCACCAATAGTATTACCACTAATATACAACCCTATTGCAAAAGGTAATATTTTAGGATGCATTTCTTCACTTAAGTATGTCATTGCAACAGCAGCTACACCACTTAACGTTAAACCGGTTAACATCCTTAAAATAATAATTTCAATCCAGGTATGCATTGCAGAACATAATATAGTTAATGATGTCGCTAACAATAAAGAAGTGCTCATGACGATTTTACGACCGAATGTATCTGATAAAGAACCTGTAAATAACATACCAATAGCCATGGATGCTGTAGCAGCAGATAAAGATAAACTACTCTGTGCAGGTGTTAAATGAAACTCACTTGAAAAAGTAGGTAAAATAGGTTGTACACAATATAAAATTGAAAAAGTAGCTAATCCAGCCGAAAATAAAGCAATAATAACTTTTTTAAATTTTATAGTTTCACGACCAATATATTTTTTTTTTTCACACTGAAAATTAGTAATAACATGTTTTTGATTACACTGTTTCTTTAAACCGGACAAGCCTTTCTCCTTTTATTTAGGAACATCATATTATATTAAAAATGTACTTTCAATATTATGTTTAATAATATTATATTTTATATAATAATAATATAAAAATTATCAAACCTTGAAAAATCTTTCACTAATATAGCCATCATATACGTATTCAGCAGGTCCTGTCATATACACATCATGTCCAAATCCATTCCAACGAACTTGTAAATCACCGCCTGGTAAAGTCACAATAACATGATTTTTTAAAATACCTTGTATAATACCAAATACGACAGAAGCACAGGCACCACTACCACAAGCTTGTGTTTCACCAACTCCGCGTTCATATACACGTAAGATAATATGCTCATTAGACACAACTTGCATATAGTTAACATTAATACCGTCCGGAAAAAAAGAATGATTATTAAGTATTTTTCCAATACGGCATACAGGATAATTTTTAATATTTTTAACAATAGTAATAAAATGCGGATTGCCAATAAAAATTGTACCGTATTTTATTATACAATCATTTACAGTAAATGTATTTAAACGAAAATTATTTAATATAAACTTTGGTATATTCAATAAATTAAATTGAGGTTTACCCATATTTACAATGATATTATTTTTATTAATGATTTGAATAATAATATGGCTATTTTGTGTTTGTACCATCAGTGTAGTTTTTATAGTCATCTTTTTTAAATATATAAAATATGCAAAACACCTTGCACCATTACCACACTGCGCTACCTCAGAACCATCCGAATTAAAAATACGATAATAAAAATCATATTTGATATTTTTTGCATGTTCAACTATTAATAACTGATCAAATCCAATACCAGTATTTCGATTAGATATTTTCTGTATTACTTGTTTCGATAAATTAAATTCTTGATTAATTCTGTCTAAAATGACAAAATCATTACCTAAACCATGCATTTTTGAAAAATTTAATACTTTATTTTGATTTAACATAATAAGAAAGATTTATATAAATGAAAAAACAAACCTGATAATATTGATCAGTAATATTTAAATTTACATCATGTAATCTCATACAAGATATAATTGGATAAACTTATGAAGCTTACAAAATCTGAATTTCATACTTTATATAATAATATTTTAACACAAATTGAAAACACTTTAGATCATGTAAATTATGAAAATGATTTAGATTATGAAATTAATCATCACATTATGGTAATATCTTTTTCTAAAAAAAATAAAATTATCATTAGCAAACAAGAATCATTAAGACAAATTTGGTTAGCTACAAAACAAAATGGATATCATTTCAATTATAAAAATAACAATTGGATTTGTAATCGTAGTAAAATAAATTTTTGGCATATCTTAAAACAAGCGTGTTATTTACAAGGATCTATGAAAATTACATTAGAAAATTTAATAATATAAAAATATAATTCGGCGAAAGAGGATTTGAACCCCTGACCTACTGGTCCCAAACCAGTTGCGCTACCAAGCTGCGCTATTCGCCGAAATAAAAAATATTTAAAAATTTAAAAATTTAAAAAACACTTTGGGTGACTAATGGGGCTCGAACCCATGACATCTGGAACCACAATCCAGGACTCTACCAACTGAGCTATAGTCACCATATAAGTAATTTAAAACAATATATACTAAGAAATTATAACATATTATTTATTTTAAGTAAATATTTTTCAAATTAAAAAATTGCGCTCGACAGGATTTGAACCTGAGACCTCTACCTTCGGAGGGTAGCGCTCTATCCAACTGAGCTACGAGCGCTTTAAAAAAAAGATAATTATATTTCAAAAATATAAATATAATACATGAACTAAATATAGATTCAAAAATATATTTTATGTTATAATACATTATAACAAATGTTACAATTATTTAGTATGTATTTTTATATACGTTGCATCATATTAAAAAATTCGTAATTTGTCTTTGTCATAGACAATTTATTAATTAAAAAATCCATTGCATCAATTTCATTCATCGGATGAATGATTTTACGCAAAATCCACATTTTTTTTAATTCTTCAGATGAGGTTAATAATTCTTCTTTTCGAGTACCTGAACGATTATAATCAATTGCTGGAAACACACGTTTTTCTGCAATCTTACGGGATAATAATAATTCCATATTCCCCGTTCCTTTAAATTCCTCATAAATTACTTCATCCATTTTAGAACCGGTATCAATTAATGCTGTAGCAATAATAGTTAAACTACCACCCTCTTCAACGTTTCGGGCAGCACCAAAAAATCGTTTTGGTCGATGTAAAGCATTAGCATCTACACCTCCTGTTAATACTTTACCGGAAGCAGGTACAACTGTATTATATGCCCTGGCTAATCTAGTCACAGAATCGAGTAATACAACAACATCTTTTTTATGTTCTACTAAACGTTTAGCTTTTTCAATCACCATCTCTGCTACCTGAATGTGTCGCAGAGCTGGTTCATCAAATGTTGAAGCAATAACTTCTCCTTTCACTAAACGTTGCATTTCTGTTACTTCTTCAGGTCGTTCGTCAATTAATAAAACTATTAAAACACACTCTGCATGGTTTTGCGCGATACTTTGAGCAATATTTTGTAATAACATAGTTTTACCAGCTTTTGGTGGAGCTACAATCAACCCTCTCTGTCCTCTACCAATAGGAGCAGATAAATCTAAAACACGCGTGGTTAAATCTTCAGTTGATCCGTTACCTCGCTCCATCCGTAATCGTGAATTAGCATGCAATGGAGTTAAATTTTCAAATAAAATTTTAGTACGTGCGTTTTCTGGTTTTTCATAATTCACTTTATTAACTTTTAATAAAGCAAAATATCTTTCGCCCTCTTTAGGAGGTCTAATTTTACCAGCAATAGTATCCCCGGTTCGCAAATTAAATCTACGAATTTGACTTGGTGATATATATATATCATCAGGACCAGCTAGATAAGAACTATCTGAAGAACGTAGAAAACCAAATCCATCTTGCAATATTTCTAAAACTCCATCTCCAAAGATATTTTCACCACCTTTTGCATGTTGTTTTAGAATAGTAAAAATAATATCTTGTTTTCGCATTCGAGCTAAATTTTCTAGTCCGATCTTATTACCAAGAATAATTAATTCAGAAACTAACATATTTTTCAGTGTAGTAAGATTCATAAATATCATTTCTTAATAAAAACACTAATATATAACTGTAGAAATATTTGGAGTTATCTTTAGAGGAGGGGGAAGGAGGGATATAAAATACATCTATCTTATAATATTAATAAACTTTTATATTATAATAATAACACGATATTAAAAAAATATCTAGCGGTTTTGGAGTACAAAACATATCATATAATATGTATATTATGTAATATTAAAATGTAAATTTAATAATTTTTTAATTTCAGATGCAGAAATTACGCCTGAATTTTTAGCAATTAATTTACTATTTTTAAAAAATAATAATGTCGGTATACTTTGTATAGAATATTTTGACATAATTTCTTGACAAGCATCGACATTCACTTTTGCGACTATTAATGTTTTTTGATATTCTTGTGCAATCTCTTCTAAAATTGGTACAAAAACTTTACATGGGCCACACCAATCTGCCCAAAAATCTACAATAACTGGTTTATTTTTATTATTAATTACTGTATTAAAATTATCATCTGTTAAAGATATAAGTAAACTATTCATAATATTCGTCCTGAGAAATTTGATTATAAAAAATAAAATAATATTTAAATATATTATACTATATTTATCCAAATTAAATCATGTCTGGGTAATTCAAATAAAAAACGACTTGGTTGAATTTGTATAATTTCATTATAGCAAGATCTTTGATGACAATAACTAAATGTCAATTCAGTTTTAGCTCGAGTAATAGCAACATAAATTAATCGACGCTCTTCAGCAATATTATTAACATGAATTTGTTGATAAGAAGGAATAATACCTTCTTCTGATCCGACTATGAATACAATAGGAAATTCTAAACCTTTCGATGCATGCATGGTCATTAATTGTATAGCATTACATTCATTAGTATGATTAGCGTTTATATTTATATCATGCATAACAAATTGATTTACTAGTTGTACTAATATATCATACGTATTTAATGTAACATATTTTTCACTATACTGTTTAAAAAATGCTTTGGTCCAGTCTAAAAAAATATGTACATTTTGTATACATTTTTGATAATTATTTTTATTAGATTTTATTAACCATTTTTCATACTGTGTATCATGCATGATTTTATATAATATTTGTGTTGGTTTTTCTTTAAAAAAAAGCATGATATTTTTCACCCAAACTGTAAATTTATCTAATCTTTTACGTACATATGAATGTAATGTATTTTTAAAAACATCATCTTGTATAACAGAAAAATAATCTTTATTATAATCATTTGCATATTTAACAATTTTTTTTACTGTATTTATACCAATATTACGAGCTGGTATATTAATAATTCTTATAAGAGAGATATTATCATATTGATTAATAAAAAATTTTAGATATGATATTAAATTTTTAATTTCAGATCTATTAAAAAATGAATTATTGCCATGAATAAAATATGGTATTTGTTTTTGAAATAAATATTTTTCAAAAATTTTAGCTTGTTGATTCGTACGATATAAAATAGCATAATCATGGTAATTCATACCATGATGTACTTTATGTAGTAATATATCATCAATAATTTTTTTTGCTTCTTGGTATTCATTTTTTAACTTTAATACACGAATTTTCGCACCATCTGATAAGTTAGAAAATAATTTTTTTTTAAAAATATGCACATTATTCGATATTAACGTATTCGCAATATGTAAAATCCTTTTTGATGATCTATAATTATGTTCCATTGTGATAACTTGTAAATTAGGATAATCACGTTTTAAAAATAATATATTATCAATATTAGCTCCACGCCATGCGTAGATAGATTGATCATCATCACCTACCAACGTAAAATTAGATGCAGAACCTGTTAATAATTGAATTAATTTGTATTGACTAAAATTAGTATCCTGATATTCATCTACTAATAAATATTTAATATAATTTTGCCACTTATCCTGAATCACAGGATGTTTTTGCAATAAAATAACTGCCACATAGATTAAATCGTCAAAATCAAAAGCATTATTTTGTTTTAAAAATTTATTATATTGATCATAATATACAGCAAAGATTTGATCTTGTTTTGAAACAGCATCTTTCTTTGCTTGTTTAGGAGTAATAATTTTATTTTTTTGATACGTAATATATGAAATAATTTTTTTTAAAATATCATGATTATTTCGCATATTTTGTGCAATAATACTTTTAATTAATCGTGTTTGATCTGCAGAATCAAATAAAGTATAATCACTTTTATATCCTAATAAATCTAGTGATTGTGAAATAATTTTCATACCTAACGCATGAAATGTATAAATATTTAATTTTTGACTAATATTTTGTTTTGTCTGCAAAATTTTATAAATTCTAGATTTCATTTCTTGAGCGGATTTATTTGTAAAAGTAACTGCAAAAATCTCACTAGCTTTATAGCCATATTGATTAATTAATGTAACAATTTTATTAATTATAACACAAGTTTTTCCTGACCCTGCCCCTGCTAATACTAAGCAAGGACCTTGTACTGTATGAATTGCTTGTACTTGCCGTTTATTTAACAACATATATTATTTAAATATCTAAAATGCTTTTCATATTTTTCATGTAACTTCTTAATTTTCTGCCAATCTTTTCAATATCATGATTATAAATTTCTTGATTTAAGTCATGTAATTTTATATTACTAATCTCAGTCTTTGGATAAGAAACACCAATATCATCCTGACGTATATTACGAATAAAGTTTCTTAAAATAGGTATCGCACGTTTTGTAAATAAATAACTACCATATTCTGCTGTATCAGAGATTACTAAATTCATTTCATAAAAACGCTTTCTAGCAATAGTATTTGCGATTAATGGTAATTCATGTAAAGATTCATAATACGCAGATTCTGCTTTAATACCAGAAGATACCATAGTTTCAAATGCTAACTCTACACCTGCTTTTAATATAGCAACCATTAATGTACCGTTTTGAAAATATTCATCTTCTATGATGACTTCATTTGAAGTAACCGCTTTTTCAAATGCAGTATTTTTAATTTCATCACGCCATGTTAATAAATTTTTATCATTATTATGCCAATCAGCAATCATATTTTTTGAAAAATCACCTGAAATAATATCATCCATATGTTTCTCAAACAATGATTTTAACATAGTTTTTAAATTATTGGATAACTCACATACTCGAAATTTAGAAGAATTAGATAATCTATTTAACATTAAAGTAATACCACCATGTTTCAATGCTTCGGTAAGCACTTCCCATCCGGATTGTAGTAACTTTACTGCATAACTAGACTGATAACCATGAGACATGAGATAATCATAAATCACGATTGAACTAGACTGTAATAAACCACATAATATAGTTTGTTCTCCCATTAAATCCGATTTGACTTCAGCTATAAAAGATGATTTTAAAACGCCAGCACGATGACTACCAATAGAAAACGCCCAAGCTTTTGCAATTTCTAAACCTTGTTGTAAAAAATCATTTTCATGATGTACTGCAATTAATGCAGGTACACCAAAACCGCGTTTATACTCTTCACGTACTTCAGTACCTGGACATTTTGGAGCTACCATAATCACAGTAATATCTTTTCTAATAATTTCCCCAACTTCAACAATATTAAACCCATGAGAATAACCTAAAATAGAATTTTTTTTCATTAATGATTGTATATTCTCAATAACAACCGAATGTTGTTTATCAGGTGTTAGATTAATTACTAAATCTGCTATCGGTATTAATTGGTCATAACTACCAACTGGAAAATTATGATTAATTGCATTTTGCCAAGATTGATTTTTCGTTAAAATACTTTCTTCTTTTAATGCATAAGAAATATTTAAACCTGAATCACGCATATTCAAACCTTGATTTAATCCTTGAGCACCACAACCAATAATAACAATTTTTTTATCTTTTAAAATATTAATAACATTGCTAAAATTTTTTTTATCTAAAAACGAACATTGCTGTAACTGTATCACTTGATTACGAAAATTCAATGTATTAAAATAATTATTCATATTTATATCTGTTCCTATATAAAGAAAAAGCGTATAATATTTTACTTATTGACCAATGAATTATTTTTTAGTAATAGGTTAATCTGTTTAGTATTACGAACCGCGCCTTGATCTGCACTAGTTGCAAACAATGAATATAACTTTAATGCAAATGAAATTGTACGAAAACGATGTTTTGGTTGATATGCTTTAATATGATTTTCTTCTTCTTTTTGACGATTCATTAATTCATTTGTTGTAATCTTTAAACAAATTGATCGATTTGGGATATCTATACATATTAAATCATTATCTTTTACTAAAGCGATTAACCCTTTATTTGCAGCTTCTGGAGAAATATGCCCAATTGATAAACCGGACGTTCCTCCTGAAAATCTACCATCAGTTATCAAAGCACAGGATTTATCTATACCCATAGATTTTAAATATGTACTAGGATATAACATTTCTTGCATCCCTGGTCCACCTTTTGGACCTTCATAACGAATTAATACAATATCACCAGCATGAATTTTATTATTTAATATTGCTTCTACAGCAGTGTCTTGACTTTCATAAACTTTAGCCCGACCTGTAAAAACTAATTGATCTTTATCTAATCCAGCAGTTTTAACAATACAACCATTTTGTGCTAAATTACCATACAAAACTGCTAATCCACCATCTTGGCTATAAGCAAACTGAGAGGATCTAATACATCCAAATTGTCGATCATTATCGACTGTATCCCAACGAAATGATTGAGAATATGGTATAGTTGTTCTGATACCTGCAGGACCAGCCCTAAACATTTTAATTATATTATCATCTTTAGTATATTTAATATTGTATGTTTTTAACATTGTGCTTAACGATTGACCTAAAATATTATATACATTTTGATGTAATAAATTAATTTCATTTAATTCGCCTAAAATACCCATAATACCACCTGCTCGATGTACATCTTCTACATGATACAACATACTACTAGGAGCAACTTTACATAAATGTGGCGTTGTTCGTGATAATCTGTCAATATCTTTCATAGTAAAATCGACACTACCTTCTTGTGCGGCAGCTAATAAATGTAAAATAGTATTTGTAGATCCACCCATTGCAATATCTACACGCATAGCATTTTCAAAAGCAAGCTTATTTGCAATATTACGAGGTAAAACAGACGTATCATTACAATGATAATATTGTTGAGTTGCTATTACTATTGCTTTTGCAGAATCGATAAATATTTGTTTTCGATCAACATGTGTAGCTAATATAGTACCATTACCCGGTAATGCTAAACCTATGGCTTCCATTAAACAATTCATAGAATTTGCTGTAAACATACCTGAACATGAACCACATGTAGGACACGCAGATGTTTCAATATCATATACATGATCATCAGATATTTTTGAATCAGCACTATTACTGATCGCATCTACCAAATTAATTTTCTTAAATTCATTATTTAAAGAAACTTTACCAGCCTCCATAGGACCACCAGAAACAAATACAGATGGTATATTTAATCTTAATGCAGCCATAAACATAGCTGGAGTGATTTTATCGCAATTAGAAATACAAATCATAGCATCAACACAATGCGCATTAATCATATATTCAATTGAATCAGCGATCAATTCACGCGAAGGTAAAGAATATAACATACCTTCATGTCCCATGGCAATACCATCATCTACAGCAATAGTATTGAATTCTTTTGCTACACCTTGACCGGTTTTATTAATCACATCCACAATTAATGTACCAACATCTTGTAGGTGTATATGTCCAGGGACAAATTGAGCAAAGGAATTAACAACTGCGATAATAGGTTTTTTAAAATCATCATCTTTCATTCCTGTAGCACGCCATAATGCTCTAGCACCTGCCATATTTCTACCACTAGTACTAGTTTTAGAACGATATTTAGGCATAATTTCTAATCTCTACAATAGAATATCTATATGGTTAAAAAATATTTATTAAAAATCCATGATTATATTTTATTTATATCAATTAATATATTATGTATAAAAAAGATTCTTAAAAAACGTATAACTACACAGGGATGAAGGGACTTGAACCCCTAACTTTCGGTTTTGGAGACCGATACTCTACCAATTGAGTTACATCCCTATATAAATTATAAGTATACTATTTTAAATATATTTAGTCTATTTAAAAATAAATCAAAAAATCACAAAATTAATTTTCGAATTTAATCGTTAGAAATATTACTATAAAAAATACATTATATACAAAAAATAATATATTAATTTTTTAGATATTATAAAATAACATCATTTATATTAAAATTCTATATTATATAATTTATTAAAGGCATAACATGAAGTTTCCAATTTATTTAGATTATGCATCAACAACACCGGTAGATACAGAAATAGTAAAAAAAATGATCAACTACCTCACTCTTAATGGTACATTTGGTAATTCTGCATCACGATCACATCAATTTGGTTGGTTAGCAGAAGAAGCAATAGATATTGCACGTGAACAAATTGCAGAATTAATTCATGCTGATCCAAGGGAAATTATCTTTACTTCAGGTGCTACCGAATCTAATAATCTCGCTATTAAAGGTTGTTGTAGTTTTTATCGTAATAAGGGTAATCATATTATCACAAGTAGTACTGAACATAAATCAGTATTAGATACTTGTAGATATCTAGAACAAAAGAAATACTCTGTTACATATATTAATCCAAAAAAAAATGGTATAATTGATTTACAAGATATTATAAAAAACATAAAAAAAAATACAATATTAATTTCAATTATGTATGTTAATAATGAAACTGGAACTATACAAGATATAAACAATATTTCCAACATATGTCGTAAAAAAAATATTTTTTTACATGTAGATGCAACACAAGCTATAGGTAAAATACCAATCAATTTAAACAAGACTTATATTAATTTAATGTCATTTTCAGCACATAAGATTTATGGACCGAAAGGTATTGGTGTATTATATATTAAACGTAAACCAAGAATTAGACTAACTCCACAAATACATGGCGGGAGCCATGAACGAGGAATGCGATCTGGTACATTACCAGTACATCAAATTGTTGGTATGGGCGCTGCATGTAAAATTGCAAACCGTAATCTACCTCATGAAATAACACGTATATTTCATTTACGTAATATGCTTTGGGACGGTATTAAAAATATTGAAGAAATATATTTAAATACTAATTTACAATATAGTGCACCACATATTTTAAATGTAAGCTTTAATTTTGTAGAAGGTGAATCTTTAATCATGGCATTAAAAAATCTAGCAGTGTCATCTGGATCTGCTTGTACCTCAGCAAGTTTAGAACCGTCATATGTACTAAAAGCATTAGGCTTGAAAGACGAATTAGCACATAGCTCAATTAGATTTTCAATAGGACGGTTTACAACAGAAGCAGAAATTACATATACAATCAATATGATTCATACAGCAATACATAAATTACGTGAATTATCCCCATTATGGGAAATGTTTAAAGATGGCATTGATCTAAATAAAGTAAAATGGCAACATAACTAAACTTCAAGATAAGGTAAACATATGACATATAGTAAAAAAGTTATTGATCATTACGAAAATCCTCGTAATGTCGGATCTTTTAAAAACGTACAATCTAAAAAAATTGGTAGTGGACTAGTTGGTGCTCCAGCTTGTGGAGATGTTATGAAATTACAAATTAAAGTTAATGAAAAAGGAATTATTGAAGATGCTTGTTTCAAAACATACGGATGCGGTTCCGCAATTGCCTCAAGTTCTTTAATTACCGAATGGATTAAAGGAAAATCTATAGAAGAAGCGGAGAAAATTACAAATACTACTATTGCGGATGAATTAGATTTACCACCGGTAAAAATTCACTGTTCAATTCTTGCAGAAGATGCAATTAAAGCAGCAATTCAAGACTATAAAAAAAAAAAATAACAATTTTCAGCATTCCTGACATATTTACATGTTATATAATTGTAATATTTCAGGAATATACAAACCGAATATATAGAGTAAATATTATAAAAATAAATTTATTTTAATAAGGCTAATAATATGTCAAAAATTATTTTTTTACCAAATAAAATTTTATTATCAAAACAAAAAATATGTATTATGAAAATTGGTGAAACCATTTTAGACATTGCTTTAAAAAATAATATTAATATGCAACACGCATGTGAAAAATCATGCGCTTGTAGTACCTGTCATTGTATTATTCGACAAGGATATGAATCATTATCGGAAATTACAGAAAAAGAAAATGATGTGCTAGATAAAGCATATGGTGTTGAATACTATAGTCGTTTAGCTTGCCAGGCAAAAATCTTAAATTTAAATATAACTATTAAAGTTGAAATACCACAGACAAAATAAATAAATAAAATTTAAAAATATATTTATCGAATCATATATGGATTGCTTTTATTTTTAAAAATAATTTTAATAATACTACCAAAAAGATGTAACCGATCTTGAAAAAAATTTATTAAATAACGTTTATAATTTTTTGAAATATACATTAATTGATTTCCATGTATTACAATTGTAGGCGGGTTATATCCTCCGGGATGTGCATATTGTAATTTTATTTGTTTACCCCGAATCACTTTCGGAGGATACTCCTGAATCGCTTGATACATTATCTTTGTTAATTCAGAAGATTTCATAATAAAATTAATATTATTATTTAATTTATTAATTAAAAAAAATATTTTCTTTATACCTATTTGATATAAAGCAGAAATAAAATGAATATAAAAACAATGTATAATTTTATACTTATAATATAAATAATTTCTTATTTTATTTTTTTCTACAATAGATAATTTTTCTGATTTATTAATTAATATTAATATTTTTTTTCCAGATTGAATCATAACATTTAACAACCATAGATCTTGCTTATTAAAACCATCAGTATAATCTACAATTAAAATTGA encodes the following:
- a CDS encoding UvrD-helicase domain-containing protein translates to MLLNKRQVQAIHTVQGPCLVLAGAGSGKTCVIINKIVTLINQYGYKASEIFAVTFTNKSAQEMKSRIYKILQTKQNISQKLNIYTFHALGMKIISQSLDLLGYKSDYTLFDSADQTRLIKSIIAQNMRNNHDILKKIISYITYQKNKIITPKQAKKDAVSKQDQIFAVYYDQYNKFLKQNNAFDFDDLIYVAVILLQKHPVIQDKWQNYIKYLLVDEYQDTNFSQYKLIQLLTGSASNFTLVGDDDQSIYAWRGANIDNILFLKRDYPNLQVITMEHNYRSSKRILHIANTLISNNVHIFKKKLFSNLSDGAKIRVLKLKNEYQEAKKIIDDILLHKVHHGMNYHDYAILYRTNQQAKIFEKYLFQKQIPYFIHGNNSFFNRSEIKNLISYLKFFINQYDNISLIRIINIPARNIGINTVKKIVKYANDYNKDYFSVIQDDVFKNTLHSYVRKRLDKFTVWVKNIMLFFKEKPTQILYKIMHDTQYEKWLIKSNKNNYQKCIQNVHIFLDWTKAFFKQYSEKYVTLNTYDILVQLVNQFVMHDININANHTNECNAIQLMTMHASKGLEFPIVFIVGSEEGIIPSYQQIHVNNIAEERRLIYVAITRAKTELTFSYCHQRSCYNEIIQIQPSRFLFELPRHDLIWINIV
- the ilvC gene encoding ketol-acid reductoisomerase; this translates as MNNYFNTLNFRNQVIQLQQCSFLDKKNFSNVINILKDKKIVIIGCGAQGLNQGLNMRDSGLNISYALKEESILTKNQSWQNAINHNFPVGSYDQLIPIADLVINLTPDKQHSVVIENIQSLMKKNSILGYSHGFNIVEVGEIIRKDITVIMVAPKCPGTEVREEYKRGFGVPALIAVHHENDFLQQGLEIAKAWAFSIGSHRAGVLKSSFIAEVKSDLMGEQTILCGLLQSSSIVIYDYLMSHGYQSSYAVKLLQSGWEVLTEALKHGGITLMLNRLSNSSKFRVCELSNNLKTMLKSLFEKHMDDIISGDFSKNMIADWHNNDKNLLTWRDEIKNTAFEKAVTSNEVIIEDEYFQNGTLMVAILKAGVELAFETMVSSGIKAESAYYESLHELPLIANTIARKRFYEMNLVISDTAEYGSYLFTKRAIPILRNFIRNIRQDDIGVSYPKTEISNIKLHDLNQEIYNHDIEKIGRKLRSYMKNMKSILDI
- the ilvD gene encoding dihydroxy-acid dehydratase encodes the protein MPKYRSKTSTSGRNMAGARALWRATGMKDDDFKKPIIAVVNSFAQFVPGHIHLQDVGTLIVDVINKTGQGVAKEFNTIAVDDGIAMGHEGMLYSLPSRELIADSIEYMINAHCVDAMICISNCDKITPAMFMAALRLNIPSVFVSGGPMEAGKVSLNNEFKKINLVDAISNSADSKISDDHVYDIETSACPTCGSCSGMFTANSMNCLMEAIGLALPGNGTILATHVDRKQIFIDSAKAIVIATQQYYHCNDTSVLPRNIANKLAFENAMRVDIAMGGSTNTILHLLAAAQEGSVDFTMKDIDRLSRTTPHLCKVAPSSMLYHVEDVHRAGGIMGILGELNEINLLHQNVYNILGQSLSTMLKTYNIKYTKDDNIIKMFRAGPAGIRTTIPYSQSFRWDTVDNDRQFGCIRSSQFAYSQDGGLAVLYGNLAQNGCIVKTAGLDKDQLVFTGRAKVYESQDTAVEAILNNKIHAGDIVLIRYEGPKGGPGMQEMLYPSTYLKSMGIDKSCALITDGRFSGGTSGLSIGHISPEAANKGLIALVKDNDLICIDIPNRSICLKITTNELMNRQKEEENHIKAYQPKHRFRTISFALKLYSLFATSADQGAVRNTKQINLLLKNNSLVNK